The genomic stretch TCATTACCTATCGGCGGGGATTTGTTATGGATCTCCGGCATCCTCAAGGGAACTGCACATCATCGCAAATGATAGGCAATCGCGAGCATCAGGCCCGACGCAGCCCTTATAGTAGCAGACTGTGAACAGAACACATTGCTTATACCAAGCGAGCTCCCGAATGAAAGCACAGCATCGCGGAGGGAGTAAGCGAGCCCGTTTGTGGTCACGCCTTTTACTAAAGGGGTTATCGGGATAAGGGATAACAGGTCACCCGGGTTCCCCTGAAAGGTGAGCGTATCCGGTTCGCCATGATCAGGGGCGATAACCCGGATTTCGCTATGTTCATCTATAATGGCCCCATCAACTCGCCGCATGGCAAGTGACGTAAGAAGAGCGATATTGGCCAGGGTGTGATCGATCCTACCCCCGAGGGCGCCGAGGAGTATAATCCTGTTAATCCCCAGGTCGAGCGCGTAATCCACCGCAAGCTCGGTATCTGTCTTGTCCTTTTCCCTGGGGTATGTAAGGATCATAACCCCCTTCTTCCGCCAGGATTCAAGAACCTCCGGCTTTGTGGAATCGAAATCCCCTATCATTACATGAGGGATCAGGTCAAGCCTTCCTACAACCCCGCTTCCCCCATCCGCGCAGATTATGAAATCGCCCGGGGCCAGAAGGCCCCGGTAGAATCCGTAGAATCCATCATAATCCCCGGCCCCATAGGTCCCATTTGCGAAAATGACAGCACGGCTAAATTCCCGGTTGAACCCGGCCACCTGCGCCCTTTCTCCCACCGAAAAGCCTCCCTGAACGCATCAATGCCTCTATAACTATGGCTGATATGATCAACTCCGGGATGATATAGCTGGCATTGTATACCGCAGAATAGACTACCGGACTCTGCCCCTCTGGGGCATATGAGGCAAAGAATATTACTCCAGACAGAAAATGTATAAGGAAACGAGCTATGCTTCCCAGCGCGGTGCCCACCAGCGGGCGCTTCCTGAAGAAGCCCGCCAGACCAATGGCGGCGAAGGGCAGCGGGTAATCCATTATCAACTGCACAGGATGAATGATGTATGGTTCGACAAGAAGCTTCCCAAACCCCAAGAGCGCGCCGCCTATTACCCCTGCCTTCGGCCCTCTCCTCAGGGCCAGGTAAAGGGTGGGAACCATTTCTAACGATACCGAACCGCCCTGCGGCATCTTGAGGACTTTCACAAACTGAAGAACCAGTGCCAGAGCCACCGCGACTCCGATTTCCGCTATATCACC from Bacillota bacterium encodes the following:
- a CDS encoding thiamine diphosphokinase, giving the protein MGERAQVAGFNREFSRAVIFANGTYGAGDYDGFYGFYRGLLAPGDFIICADGGSGVVGRLDLIPHVMIGDFDSTKPEVLESWRKKGVMILTYPREKDKTDTELAVDYALDLGINRIILLGALGGRIDHTLANIALLTSLAMRRVDGAIIDEHSEIRVIAPDHGEPDTLTFQGNPGDLLSLIPITPLVKGVTTNGLAYSLRDAVLSFGSSLGISNVFCSQSATIRAASGLMLAIAYHLR
- the thiT gene encoding energy-coupled thiamine transporter ThiT, encoding MGGKEDEPTTGAKRATGAGDGAIRAGDIAEIGVAVALALVLQFVKVLKMPQGGSVSLEMVPTLYLALRRGPKAGVIGGALLGFGKLLVEPYIIHPVQLIMDYPLPFAAIGLAGFFRKRPLVGTALGSIARFLIHFLSGVIFFASYAPEGQSPVVYSAVYNASYIIPELIISAIVIEALMRSGRLFGGRKGAGGRVQPGI